A single window of Terriglobales bacterium DNA harbors:
- a CDS encoding transketolase: MALMDSKSGNRIRDYSIAELTEQANLMRGYDLVALCSAGSGHAGGTLSIMDIVAALYLKVANHDPRNPEWEDRDRIIWSAGHKAPALYLGLAFAGFYPPEDVVTLRKLYSPYQGHPHWLKVPGVEVSSGSLGQGLSVAVGVALAGKLKGKDYHTFCIMGDGEQQEGNIWEAAMEAAHYKLERLVGIVDANRLQIDGPVAEVMNIDPLEAKYRAFGWEVLRVDGHDMAAIVEALETAKKGVGKPVLIIAETVKGKGVSFMENVAGWHGKAPNHDEMLKGLTELGLLDKLPHQGLLEKARRYQLTAEKQLEAKLPKFSRDYWWNAGKRMQVKMEPTRKGFGQSLQENGDDERVVCLGLDISGSITISEFYAGKPERKARWISLGIAEQSATAAAAGLAREGKLPVFGTYGTFAAARNLDQLRVSVCYGNFNVFVAGAHGGVSVGPDGATHQALEDLFAMCGMPNMVVVVPCDAVETRKASNYLLLEHLGPKFLRFAREATPIVTMPETPFVFGKANVIRLRREADQFADAFDTVLASHYPDEQEDLSIVACGPMVPEAMRAAYILKREFGYETRVINLHTLKPIDEAAIVRAARETGIVVTAEEHQIGALAWRVSGVLTGSAELYGLPVLTGAIGVKDRFGESGAPWELIKEFEVSAEHIAHKAAELMRIKKAHTREEHLAAVR, translated from the coding sequence ATGGCACTGATGGATTCGAAGTCGGGGAATCGTATCCGGGACTATTCCATCGCAGAGCTGACCGAGCAAGCCAACCTGATGCGGGGTTACGACCTGGTGGCGCTGTGCTCTGCCGGTTCCGGACACGCCGGCGGAACGCTCTCCATCATGGATATAGTCGCCGCCCTCTATCTCAAGGTGGCCAATCACGATCCCAGGAATCCGGAGTGGGAAGACCGCGACCGCATCATCTGGTCCGCGGGACACAAGGCGCCGGCACTCTACCTCGGCCTGGCATTTGCCGGCTTCTATCCTCCGGAAGACGTGGTCACGCTTCGAAAGCTCTACTCGCCGTATCAAGGGCATCCGCACTGGCTGAAGGTGCCGGGAGTGGAGGTTTCGAGCGGGTCGCTCGGCCAAGGACTGAGCGTTGCCGTGGGCGTGGCCCTGGCGGGCAAGCTCAAGGGCAAGGATTACCACACCTTTTGCATCATGGGAGACGGCGAGCAGCAGGAGGGCAACATTTGGGAAGCGGCCATGGAAGCCGCTCACTACAAACTGGAGAGGCTGGTCGGCATCGTGGACGCCAACCGGCTGCAGATCGACGGCCCGGTGGCAGAGGTGATGAATATCGACCCACTGGAGGCCAAGTACCGCGCCTTTGGCTGGGAGGTGCTGCGCGTCGACGGCCACGACATGGCCGCCATCGTCGAGGCTCTGGAGACCGCCAAGAAGGGCGTGGGTAAGCCGGTGCTGATCATCGCCGAAACGGTCAAGGGGAAGGGCGTCAGCTTCATGGAAAACGTCGCGGGATGGCACGGCAAAGCTCCCAACCATGATGAGATGCTGAAGGGGTTGACGGAACTGGGGCTGCTCGACAAGCTCCCGCACCAGGGACTGCTGGAAAAAGCCCGCCGGTATCAGCTCACCGCCGAGAAGCAACTGGAAGCCAAGCTGCCGAAGTTCAGCCGCGACTACTGGTGGAACGCGGGCAAGCGCATGCAGGTGAAGATGGAGCCCACGCGCAAAGGCTTCGGGCAGTCACTGCAGGAGAACGGGGACGACGAGCGTGTGGTGTGCCTGGGGCTGGACATTTCCGGCTCCATTACCATCAGCGAGTTCTACGCCGGCAAGCCCGAGCGCAAGGCACGCTGGATCAGCCTGGGCATCGCCGAGCAGTCCGCCACCGCGGCCGCCGCCGGGCTGGCCAGGGAAGGGAAGCTGCCCGTGTTCGGCACCTACGGCACCTTCGCCGCGGCCAGGAACCTGGATCAGTTACGCGTCTCCGTCTGCTACGGCAACTTCAACGTCTTCGTCGCCGGAGCGCACGGAGGCGTCTCCGTTGGGCCCGACGGCGCCACCCATCAGGCCTTGGAGGACCTGTTCGCCATGTGTGGCATGCCCAACATGGTGGTGGTGGTGCCCTGTGACGCGGTCGAGACCAGGAAAGCGTCCAACTACCTGTTGCTGGAACATTTGGGGCCGAAGTTCCTACGCTTCGCGCGCGAGGCCACTCCCATCGTCACCATGCCAGAGACGCCGTTCGTCTTCGGCAAGGCCAACGTCATCCGGTTGCGGCGCGAGGCAGATCAGTTTGCCGATGCCTTCGACACCGTCCTGGCCAGCCACTACCCCGACGAGCAGGAAGACCTTTCCATCGTGGCCTGCGGGCCCATGGTGCCGGAGGCCATGCGTGCCGCGTACATTCTCAAGCGGGAGTTCGGTTACGAGACGCGGGTGATCAACCTGCATACGTTGAAGCCCATCGACGAAGCCGCCATCGTGCGCGCGGCGCGCGAGACCGGGATCGTCGTCACCGCCGAGGAGCACCAGATCGGCGCTCTGGCCTGGCGGGTCAGCGGCGTCCTGACGGGGAGCGCGGAGCTTTATGGCCTGCCGGTGCTCACCGGAGCCATCGGGGTGAAGGACCGCTTCGGCGAATCGGGCGCGCCCTGGGAACTGATCAAGGAATTCGAGGTCAGCGCCGAGCACATCGCCCACAAGGCGGCCGAGCTCATGCGCATCAAGAAAGCCCACACCCGCGAGGAACATCTGGCGGCGGTACGATAG
- a CDS encoding pyridoxal phosphate-dependent aminotransferase, whose product MPRTTQTQLRLARRMARLGTETAFEVLVRARALEAKGRDVVHVEIGEPDFDTPVNIVEAGVEALHQGWTHYGPSAGLPELRQAIAEEVSRTRRVPVSPDEVVVVPGGKPIIFFTILALVEEGDEVIYPNPGYPIYESMIDFMGATAVPIRLREELDFRLDVDEFASLITDRTRLVVLNSPQNPTGGMLEEGDIRAIAAAIGDRDIMVLSDEIYSRLIFEGTHHSILSLDGWKERVVLLDGFSKTYAMTGWRMGYGVMRADLATQVCRLQTNATSCTASFTQVAGIEALRGDQSSVDKMCAEFRRRRDFVVERLNRIPGFTCREPRGAFYVFPNITGTGWPSKKLADALLEDAGVAVLSGTAFGKFGEGYLRLSIANSIENLGKALDRIEEWTKKKL is encoded by the coding sequence ATGCCTCGCACCACGCAAACTCAATTGCGCCTGGCCCGCCGCATGGCGCGCCTGGGCACGGAGACCGCCTTCGAAGTTCTGGTGAGGGCCCGGGCGCTCGAAGCCAAGGGTCGTGACGTCGTGCACGTGGAAATCGGCGAGCCCGACTTCGATACGCCTGTGAACATCGTCGAGGCCGGGGTGGAGGCCCTGCACCAGGGCTGGACCCACTACGGGCCTTCGGCCGGTCTGCCCGAGCTGCGCCAGGCCATTGCCGAAGAAGTGAGCCGCACGCGGCGCGTTCCGGTTTCTCCTGATGAAGTGGTCGTCGTGCCGGGAGGCAAGCCCATTATTTTCTTCACCATCCTGGCTCTAGTGGAAGAAGGGGACGAGGTTATTTACCCGAATCCCGGTTATCCGATCTACGAGTCCATGATTGACTTCATGGGCGCCACCGCGGTGCCCATCCGCCTGCGTGAAGAGTTGGACTTCCGGCTGGACGTGGACGAGTTCGCCTCCCTCATCACCGACCGCACCCGGCTGGTGGTGCTGAATTCTCCCCAGAATCCCACCGGCGGCATGCTGGAGGAAGGGGATATCCGCGCCATCGCGGCGGCCATCGGCGACCGCGACATCATGGTGCTGTCGGACGAGATATACAGCCGCCTGATTTTCGAGGGCACCCATCATTCCATCCTCTCGCTCGACGGTTGGAAGGAACGGGTCGTCCTGCTCGACGGCTTTTCCAAGACCTACGCCATGACCGGATGGCGCATGGGATACGGCGTGATGCGCGCCGACCTGGCCACCCAGGTATGCCGCCTCCAGACCAACGCAACCTCCTGCACCGCCAGCTTCACCCAGGTGGCCGGAATCGAGGCTCTGCGCGGCGATCAGAGTTCTGTCGACAAGATGTGCGCGGAGTTCCGCCGTCGCCGCGATTTCGTTGTCGAGCGCCTGAATCGCATTCCCGGCTTCACCTGCCGCGAGCCGCGCGGCGCCTTCTACGTCTTCCCCAACATCACCGGTACGGGCTGGCCTTCCAAGAAGCTGGCCGATGCGTTGCTGGAGGATGCGGGCGTCGCAGTTCTTTCCGGAACCGCGTTCGGCAAGTTCGGCGAAGGTTACTTGCGGCTGAGCATCGCCAACTCCATCGAGAACCTGGGCAAGGCGCTGGATCGCATCGAAGAGTGGACGAAGAAGAAGCTCTAA
- a CDS encoding transcriptional regulator, with amino-acid sequence MARRKTPPAPAELDQLIHERLRLGIVCTLAVHDSLSFTELRDLLETTDGNLSVQARKLEEAGYVRCSKRFEERRPRTTYRLTPRGRAALEEYLETLADMLPPLDQVRHSAGARRSPLGPVPAES; translated from the coding sequence ATGGCTAGGCGCAAGACACCGCCCGCACCCGCCGAGCTCGACCAGTTGATTCACGAGCGCCTGCGCCTGGGCATCGTGTGCACGCTGGCGGTGCACGACTCGCTCTCTTTCACCGAACTGCGCGACCTGCTCGAAACCACGGACGGCAACCTCAGCGTGCAAGCGCGCAAGCTCGAGGAGGCCGGCTACGTGCGCTGCAGCAAGCGCTTTGAGGAGCGCCGCCCGCGGACCACCTACCGCTTGACGCCGCGCGGGCGCGCCGCCCTCGAGGAATACCTCGAGACCTTGGCCGACATGCTGCCGCCGCTCGATCAGGTCCGGCATTCCGCCGGTGCCCGGCGCTCACCGCTAGGTCCAGTTCCCGCCGAAAGCTAA
- a CDS encoding inner membrane CreD family protein, which translates to MFKRIAALVFIFVCTSIAWAILGSTIFARTYDTSSRLKGAVASTWGTAQEQRPPTALYFRTEPRTEVSVVDGKKVEREYQARVAAPLDLVSSQIHAGLDLEHRQKGLLWYSTYRVAYSGTYGFRNSSKENQSVRFALKFPAAQAIYDDLVLEVDGKPYPITHEEGSAVIEAPIEGGKTALLRVGYRSQGMDEWRYRLGDEVAQVRDFDLRMNTNFKAIDFPENTLSPTSKRETADGWELTWNYRNLVSGFQIAMPMPEKLQPGPLAGQISLFAPVSLFFFFFLMFIITTLRSIDLHPMNYFFLAAAFFSFHLLLAYLVDHISIHLAFVICSVVSVFLVVSYLRLVVGLRFAAVEAGGAQLIYLVLFSYAFFFRGFTGLTITIGSILTLFVVMQLTGRIRWEERFARQPARA; encoded by the coding sequence ATGTTCAAGCGAATCGCTGCACTGGTGTTTATCTTCGTCTGCACTTCGATCGCCTGGGCCATCCTGGGTTCGACCATCTTCGCCCGCACCTATGACACTTCCAGCCGCCTGAAGGGTGCGGTGGCGTCCACCTGGGGCACGGCACAGGAACAGCGCCCGCCCACGGCTCTCTACTTCCGCACCGAGCCGCGCACCGAGGTCTCGGTGGTAGACGGCAAGAAAGTGGAGCGCGAATACCAGGCGCGGGTCGCGGCGCCGCTCGATCTGGTAAGCAGCCAGATCCACGCCGGGCTCGACCTGGAACATCGGCAGAAAGGCCTTCTGTGGTACAGCACGTACCGTGTGGCCTACAGCGGGACCTACGGATTCCGCAACTCCAGCAAGGAGAACCAGTCCGTCCGCTTCGCGCTCAAGTTCCCCGCCGCACAGGCCATCTACGACGACCTGGTCCTGGAGGTGGACGGCAAGCCTTACCCCATCACCCACGAAGAAGGGAGCGCCGTGATCGAAGCTCCGATCGAGGGCGGCAAGACCGCGTTGCTGCGCGTGGGTTACCGGTCGCAGGGGATGGACGAGTGGCGCTACCGCTTGGGTGACGAAGTGGCGCAGGTGCGCGATTTCGACCTCCGCATGAACACCAACTTCAAGGCCATCGATTTCCCCGAGAACACTCTTTCTCCCACCAGCAAGCGCGAGACCGCCGACGGATGGGAGTTGACCTGGAACTACCGCAACCTGGTCTCCGGATTTCAGATCGCCATGCCTATGCCGGAGAAGTTGCAACCGGGTCCCTTGGCCGGGCAGATCAGCCTGTTCGCGCCCGTTTCCCTGTTCTTCTTCTTTTTCCTGATGTTCATCATCACCACCTTGCGCTCCATCGACCTGCACCCCATGAATTACTTCTTCCTGGCGGCCGCATTCTTCTCCTTCCACCTGCTGCTGGCCTATCTGGTGGACCACATTTCCATCCACCTGGCGTTCGTGATCTGCTCCGTGGTTTCGGTGTTCCTGGTGGTCAGCTACCTGCGGCTGGTAGTGGGCCTGCGATTCGCGGCGGTCGAGGCCGGTGGAGCCCAGCTCATCTACCTGGTGCTGTTCTCCTATGCCTTCTTCTTCCGCGGGTTTACCGGGCTCACCATCACCATCGGCTCCATCCTGACTCTGTTCGTAGTGATGCAACTGACCGGGCGGATCCGCTGGGAGGAACGGTTCGCGCGCCAGCCCGCCCGCGCCTAA